One Plasmodium sp. gorilla clade G2 genome assembly, chromosome: 12 genomic window carries:
- a CDS encoding ABC transporter, (CT family), with the protein MMRRRSVYNFDQEKHGYLMNHISWLNFVSFNWITQLLRCFKNDDFILPCIEETNSIEHYSNNLNMNVKNIQLKKYNKYNKYKNNCCNNNNNNNNNNSNNNSNNNNNNNNNNNNDGNRSCCECSSKKRRKNNNNNKTEDYFYKSSTITYAVLKTFKKYLSLISFFHIVHTIFLIFVAVCIEKYVLLIKGGSNVITLPFGYKYSKILFGFIVISVICISQFFDAFLCYYDFRLRVNMEVTVMYFLYKITLGNFNNRLINRNDFTEKNDKDGKDGGTDMSNIYKSDIYKSDIYKDDIYKSNIYKSNIYKDDEPKQHYNHIGDDDLIIQNLDCKNSTNSTTYIKNGENQMSHINDFSSINNMSITNNMSYVHNLSSMQNQDENNSNKVSSMDSNTNDMSKTTCLTCTGSEFNKDEKKELLEEEKKKDKEVFDISIYNIMFIDTPFLIYFITALIELVNMILKFIISFYMFHYKMGSAAVLNGALLIIIMYGLMFAFEFSSSLFKLKYLKYRDTRISNMHHILKEFKLMKIFNWESIAFDYVNMFRIKEMRICKIRTYLSSLSNYINNISVNIVEVAIFFFYIRSELKSNKTVSFSSLITPLFVYKSLISGVSNFPNIINNLIEGAINIKRINRYITYYLFNNDINDYFEQKLLSANKNKAKNTKNGNDNFYDDNYYVHHDDDHDDDYDDYFYDDDNLYSDNSMDYNITINNKNDCKSKQGKKNKMFSKNKYLNHDEGTMQSFYNFLDTHKYKKKKNIIEKNDTDNITNKNEEIQRCNSNSSNCNNNNYSVSESDNLLYEKKKRKDCYSKNKLINNDNIVICMKNCYFASKNNDDYILKNINLTLKNNSVAIIVGNVGCGKTIFFNSLLGQFKLECGSFYLKNYIYNYMPILYVPQFNWVSLGTIRSMILFGNKYDESIYYDVIVKSELYHDIITFKKKDMRYISDEHSLSKGQKARICLARALYHHYLHMKRMNQYFENNEIINDKIKRMSLKNNDNYHNVVKYNQNRDNNNNQNRDNNNNNHNKDNNNNNQNKDNNNNHNEDNKESYKNNSINNIKEERNISYLYLLDDLFTSLDPCISKDIFYNLFCDNEKIQQFKNNSSFVLSISEIILNSFISSSCILNNIQYDVSIYKLENNTLHYEGTLLDYIKKSNIVVKEDIIQTNKQSEKKKSLSYDQVKSMLNHNDDYHYWNYSKKKSVNEKMDVHKNNINDKDNTDKEVLSCEINTKNIYNKMDSIEENLDKHNNNNNNNNSNNNNNNNNNNNNNNSNNSNSCNYFNKPSGLKKMKSGDIKYNKFMVLKQLKTIYSFKTIYSFNTEETNDVENKKIYCRTYTKVIQNYDNDCLEKKKSFRNYKSINSYNEILIKENKDLCDEKWFENDYMDEYEKIKKTVLSQLKYNYYISCDFNNNDNNDYNEELKFRGNIKLETFWWYLKKIGRPLIIVIIIFMLISIFTDEIKNLILFLASTILKSGDKKDEEVLNQQLVYLNYFILLPSISLLTTLVCFMLIAHGIVKSAIKVHTEVLLSILYAPIHAFYSNNLGNIINKFITDVNILDNGIIKRIYKTFYTLFRFLFTLFLLIYMVKYTILIFPFIMLIIYFFVFNKYSKGCKEAQRGFLASHAPLCTIYSNTIIGKDVINLYKKNKYFLTLYKEKIFDFRNYTIFKWSITIWASLYVQLIVLALTFFYIIYPHFFFKHSKQEHDINYEKEASTIGYCITFSCSLGFVIKSLLYDYTHVEKEMCSTQRLEECSKMIKDEGYSDDNINSQNNQHYHEDNNNNNNINKYKSEHVPYHYNKKEKLKKYKTEAIHNQKDDTYSLYNNDDDDMFHNMDILQQKDIQNNKVKRLHSNTQLDNNIKYGICFEKVFVSYKKKICIDRKNNKYEYVNEKSCLKNINIYALKNQKIGIVGKSGAGKSTMILSILGLIGTTRGRITIEGRDIKTLSLDERKNIIGVLPQSSFVFFHWNIRTFIDPYKDFTDNEIVDAFKLIGINLSYDDLDKFIYKQQRQQKKKKKNTHNLWKKKSFIDLTNSISLSDECIRYLSLVRLFLNRHKYKLILIDEIPVLNLCYTTKQLNNFFTTDIKSFDYIIRTFFQNTTVLIIAHDASTLSCCDFIYVIAKGEVVYKCSNKDVQTQTELANLLQEKQLN; encoded by the coding sequence ATGATGAGACGGAGAAGCGTTTATAATTTCGATCAGGAGAAGCATGGCTATTTAATGAATCATATTTCTTGGCTTAATTTTGTAAGCTTTAATTGGATAACACAACTTTTAAgatgttttaaaaatgatgattttATATTACCTTGTATTGAAGAAACGAATTCTATAGAACATTATAGTAATAATCTGAATATGaatgttaaaaatatacaattaaagaaatacaataaatataataaatataagaataattgttgtaataataacaataataataacaataataacagTAATAACAatagtaacaataataacaataataacaataataacaataatgatgGTAATAGAAGTTGTTGTGAGTGTTCATCAAAGAAAaggagaaaaaataataataataataagacagaagattatttttataagagtAGTACTATTACATATGCAGttttaaaaacatttaaaaaatatttaagttTAATTAGTTTCTTTCATATAGTACAtaccatatttttaatatttgttgCTGTTTGTATTGAGAAATATGTCTTATTAATAAAAGGTGGTTCAAATGTTATAACGTTACCTTTTGGATACAAATATTCAAAGATATTATTTGGATTTATAGTTATATCAGTAATTTGTATTAGTCAGTTTTTTGATGCATTCCTATGTTATTATGATTTTAGATTAAGAGTTAATATGGAGGTGACAGtcatgtattttttatataaaataacattaGGTAATTTCAACAATCGATTAATTAATAGAAATGATTTTACTGagaaaaatgataaagatgGTAAAGATGGTGGTACTGATATgagtaatatttataagagTGATATTTATAAGAGTGATATTTATAAGGATGATATTTATAAgagtaatatttataagagtaatatttataaggaTGATGAACCTAAACAACATTACAATCATATTGGAGATGACGATTTGATCATTCAAAATTTAGATTGTAAAAATTCAACAAATAGTACGacttatattaaaaatggtGAGAATCAAATGAGTCATATAAACGATTTTTCAAGCATAAACAATATGTCCATTACTAATAATATGTCATATGTACATAATTTATCGAGCATGCAAAACCAAGATGAGAATAACAGTAATAAAGTGTCTAGCATGGATAgtaatacaaatgatatgAGTAAAACGACTTGTTTAACATGCACAGGTTCAGAATTtaataaagatgaaaaaaaagaacttttagaagaagaaaagaaaaaagataaagaagTATTTGATATtagtatttataatattatgtttatagATACAccctttttaatatattttataactgCTTTAATTGAATTAGTTAATatgatattaaaatttatcatatctttttatatgtttcattATAAAATGGGTAGTGCAGCTGTTTTAAACGGTGCCTTgttaatcataataatgtatGGATTAATGTTTGCATTTGAATTTTCATCGAGCTTATTTAaattgaaatatttaaaatatcgtGATACAAGAATTAGTAATATgcatcatatattaaaagaattcaaattaatgaaaatatttaattggGAATCTATAGCGTTTGACTATGTAAATATGTTCagaataaaagaaatgaGAATATGCAAAATAAGAACATATTTAAGTTCTTTaagtaattatattaataatatatctgtaAATATTGTAGAAGTAgctattttctttttttatataagaagtgaattaaaaagtaataaaacAGTGAGCTTCAGTTCTTTAATTACACCtctttttgtatataaatcattaatATCAGGTGTATCAAATTTtccaaatattataaataatttaatagaaggtgctataaatattaaacgtattaatagatatataacttattatttatttaataatgatataaatgattattttgaacaaaaattattaagtgctaataaaaataaggcAAAGAACACAAAAAATGGtaatgataatttttatgatgaCAATTATTATGTTCATCATGATGATGATCATGATGATGATTATgatgattatttttatgatgatgataatctTTATAGTGACAATAGCATGGACTACAATATAACCatcaataataaaaatgattgtAAATCCAAACaaggaaagaaaaataaaatgttttcaaaaaataagtATTTAAATCATGATGAAGGAACCATGCAAAGTTTTTACAATTTCTTGGATAcacacaaatataaaaaaaaaaaaaacataatagaaaaaaatgatacggataatataacaaataaaaatgaggAGATACAAAGATGTAATAGTAATTCATCTAATtgtaataacaataattattCTGTAAGTGAAAgtgataatttattatatgaaaagaaaaaaagaaaagactGTTATTCAAAAAACAAacttattaataatgataatatagtGATATGTATGAAAAATTGTTATTTCGCatctaaaaataatgatgattatattttaaaaaatataaatttaacattaaaaaataattctgtTGCTATTATAGTTGGAAATGTTGGATGTGGAAagacaattttttttaattcattattaGGTCAATTTAAATTAGAATGTGGtagtttttatttaaaaaattatatatataattatatgcctattttatatgtaccaCAATTTAATTGGGTATCTCTAGGTACTATAAGATCTATGATATTGTTtggaaataaatatgatgaatCTATTTATTATGATGTGATAGTAAAAAGTGAATTATATCATGATATAataacttttaaaaaaaaagacatgAGATATATAAGTGATGAACATAGTTTGAGTAAAGGGCAAAAAGCTAGAATATGTTTAGCAAGAGcattatatcatcattatttacatatgaAACGTATGAATCAATATTTTGAGAacaatgaaataataaatgataaaattaaaagaatgtctttaaaaaataatgataattatcataatgtAGTGaaatataatcaaaatagagataataataataatcaaaatagagataataataataataatcacaataaagataataataataataatcaaaataaagataataataataatcataatgaagataataaagaatcatataaaaacaattcCATTAATAACATTaaagaagaaagaaatatatcTTATTTATACCTGTTAGATGATTTATTCACTTCTTTAGATCCATGTATTTCCaaagatattttttataatttattttgtgaCAATGAAAAGATACaacaatttaaaaataacagTAGTTTTGTTTTATCTATAAgtgaaattatattaaatagttTTATATCAAGTAGTTGTAttcttaataatatacaatatgATGTATCAATATATAAGTTAGAAAACAATACTCTACATTATGAGGGCACTTTAttagattatataaaaaaaagtaatatagtAGTAAAGGAAGATATTATTCAAACGAATAAACaaagtgaaaaaaaaaaaagtttatcATATGATCAAGTCAAATCAATGTTGAATCATAATGACGATTATCATTATTGgaattattcaaaaaaaaagagtgtCAATGAAAAGATGGATGTCCAcaagaataatattaatgataaagataataCTGATAAGGAAGTGCTTTCATGTGAAATaaacacaaaaaatatatataacaaaatggATTCTATTGAAGAGAATTTAGACaagcataataataataataataataataatagtaataataataataataataataataataataataataataatagtaataatagtaatagttgtaattattttaataaaccaAGTGGacttaaaaaaatgaagagtggagatataaaatataacaaatttatGGTATTAAAACAATTGAAAACAATTTATTCTTTCAAAACTATTTATTCTTTCAATACAGAAGAAACCAATGATGttgaaaataagaaaatatattgtagAACATATACAAAGGTTATTCAGaattatgataatgattgtttagaaaaaaagaaaagctttcgaaattataaaagtatTAATAGTTATAATGAGATATTAATTAAAGAGAATAAAGATTTGTGTGATGAAAAATGGTTTGAAAATGATTATATGgatgaatatgaaaaaataaaaaaaactgtTTTATCTCAAttgaaatataattattatatatcatgtgattttaataataatgataataatgattataatgaagaattaaaatttagaggaaatattaaattagaAACATTTTGGTggtatttaaaaaagattGGAAGACCTTTaataattgttattattatatttatgttaatatctatatttactgatgaaataaaaaatttaatattatttttagctAGTACGATATTAAAAAGTGGtgataaaaaagatgaagaagTTTTAAATCAGCAATtagtttatttaaattattttatattattaccatcAATATCTTTATTAACAACATTAGTATGTTTCATGTTAATAGCACATGGTATTGTTAAATCAGCTATCAAAGTACATACAGAAGTTTTGCTTAGTATATTATATGCTCCTATACATGCATTCTATAGTAATAATCTTggtaatataattaataaatttataacagatgtaaatatattagataatGGAATAATCaaaagaatttataaaaCATTCTATACACTCTTTCGATTTTTATTTACActctttttattaatatatatggttAAATATACTATTCTTATATTTCCATTTATTatgttaattatttatttttttgtattcaaTAAATATTCTAAAGGATGTAAAGAAGCTCAAAGAGGATTTTTAGCATCGCATGCACCCTTATGTACCATTTATAGTAATACTATAATAGGAAAGGatgttattaatttatataaaaaaaataaatattttctaacattatataaagaaaaaatatttgatttTAGAAATTACACCATATTTAAGTGGTCAATAACTATATGGGCATCTTTATATGTACAGTTAATAGTTTTAGctttaacatttttttatatcatatatccacatttcttttttaaacattCAAAACAAGAGCATGATATTAACTATGAAAAAGAAGCAAGTACCATAGGTTATTGTATTACTTTTTCATGTAGTCTTGGATTTGTTATTAAAAGCTTGTTATATGATTACACACATgtagaaaaagaaatgtgTAGTACCCAAAGATTAGAAGAATGTTCCAAAATGATTAAAGATGAAGGATATtctgatgataatattaattctcAAAATAATCAACACTAccatgaagataataataataataataatataaataaatataaatctgAACATGTACCTTaccattataataaaaaagaaaaattaaaaaaatacaaaacaGAAGCAATTCATAATCAAAAGGATGAtacatattctttatataataatgatgatgatgatatgtTTCATAATATGGATATCTTACAACAGAAagatattcaaaataataaggTGAAAAGATTACATAGCAACACCCaattagataataatataaaatatggtATTTGTTTCGAAAAAGTTTTTGTTagttataaaaagaaaatttgtattgatagaaaaaataataaatatgaatatgttAATGAAAAGTCgtgtttaaaaaatattaatatatatgctttaaaaaatcaaaaaattgGTATCGTAGGGAAATCAGGGGCAGGCAAAAGTACTATGATACTATCTATTCTTGGTTTAATAGGTACTACTAGAGGAAGAATTACTATTGAAGGAAGagatataaaaacattatcCTTagatgaaagaaaaaatattattggaGTTTTACCACAATCTTCTTTTGTATTCTTTCATTGGAATATTAGAACATTTATAGATCCATATAAAGATTTTACAGATAACGAAATTGTTGATGCTTTCAAATTAATAGGAATTAATTTATCTTATGATGATCtagataaatttatttataaacaaCAAcgacaacaaaaaaaaaaaaaaaaaaatacacataatttatggaaaaaaaaaagttttatTGATTTAACCAATTCTATCTCCTTATCAGATGAATGTATTAGATATCTATCATTAGTACGTCTTTTCCTAAAtagacataaatataaactcATTCTAATCGATGAAATACCTGTACTCAATTTATGTTATACTACCAAACAATTAAACAACTTCTTTACAACAGATATTAAATCTTTTGATTATATTATCAGAACATTCTTTCAAAACACTACTGTCCTAATTATTGCACATGATGCAAGTACACTCTCATGTTGTGATTTTATTTACGTCATCGCAAAAGGAGAAGTAGTCTATAAATGTAGTAATAAAGATGTTCAAACGCAAACCGAATTAGCTAACTTGCTTCAAGAAAAACAATTAAACTGA